From Scomber scombrus chromosome 13, fScoSco1.1, whole genome shotgun sequence, a single genomic window includes:
- the adarb1b gene encoding double-stranded RNA-specific editase 1 isoform X2 yields MDVDEEENMSSSSTDVKENRNLDNVSCKDGVGVAEQLPNGSGLGSRKRPLEEGNNGHSHSKFRAKKRKKTPGPVLPKNALMQLNEIKPGLQYKLLSQTGPVHAPVFVMTVEVNGQMFEGMGPTKKKAKLNAAEKALRSFVQFPNASEAHLAMGRTLTVNTDFTSDQADFPDMLFNGFETPAVPEESFYLGSNGNGSLNSLGEYPLPTPPGSNLVQAPLPPPSAFSSPSSGKNPVMILNELRPGLKYDFVSESGESHAKNFVMSVTVDTQTFEGSGRNKKLAKARAAQAALSALFNMQLDQTPSRQPIPREGLQLHLPQVLADAVSRLVVDKFSELTENFTSPHARRKVLAGVVMTTGTDVKEAQVICVSTGTKCINGEYMSDRGLALNDCHAEIIARRSLMRYLYTQLELFLSNSKDEHQSSIFMHCDKGGYRLKDNIQFHLYISTSPCGDARIFSPHEAGVEDQGDRHPNRKARGQLRTKIESGEGTIPVRSSNTIQTWDGVLQGERLLTMSCSDKIARWNVVGIQGSLMSYFTEPIYFSSIILGSLYHADHLSRAMYQRIADIEDLPQQFTLNRPLLSGISNAEARQPGKAPNFSVNWTVGDQALEVINATTGKDDMGRASRLCKHALYSRWVRLHTKLTSILRIKVLRPSSYHEAKQAATEYHNAKQALIKAFHKSGLGAWVKKPIEQDQFTLCS; encoded by the exons ATGGAtgtggatgaggaggagaataTGA GTTCGAGCAGCACCGACGTTAAGGAAAACCGAAACCTGGACAACGTGTCCTGCAAAGACGGTGTGGGTGTGGCTGAACAGCTCCCCAATGGAAGCGGCCTGGGCAGTCGAAAGCGGCCCTTAGAAGAAGGAAACAATGGCCACTCGCACTCCAAGTTCCGGGCCAAGAAGCGTAAGAAAACGCCGGGGCCTGTCCTGCCCAAGAATGCTCTGATGCAGCTGAATGAAATCAAACCAGGTCTACAGTACAAACTGCTGTCTCAGACAGGACCGGTCCACGCACCAGTTTTTGTCATGACCGTGGAGGTCAATGGACAGATGTTTGAGGGCATGGGCCCAACGAAGAAGAAGGCTAAACTGAATGCAGCTGAGAAAGCACTGCGCTCCTTTGTCCAGTTCCCCAATGCCTCTGAGGCACACCTGGCCATGGGTCGAACACTGACAGTGAACACAGACTTTACATCTGACCAAGCTGACTTCCCAGACATGCTCTTCAATGGCTTTGAGACACCAGCCGTACCTGAAGAGTCCTTCTATCTAGGTTCCAATGGTAACGGCTCATTAAACTCACTAGGGGAGTACCCACTTCCCACACCACCTGGCAGTAACCTTGTCCAGGCACCATTGCCCCCTCCATCGGCATTCAGCTCACCCTCCAGTGGCAAAAACCCTGTCATGATCCTCAATGAGCTCAGGCCGGGCCTCAAATATGACTTTGTGTCGGAGAGCGGTGAGAGTCATGCCAAGAATTTTGTGATGTCAGTGACAGTGGATACACAGACGTTTGAAGGCTCAGGGCGCAACAAGAAGCTGGCTAAAGCCCGGGCAGCCCAGGCCGCCCTCTCAGCTCTGTTCAACATGCAGTTAGACCAGACACCATCCCGGCAACCCATACCAAGAGAGGGATTGCAGCTTCACCTACCGCAG gTTCTCGCTGATGCCGTCTCTCGCCTGGTGGTGGATAAGTTCAGTGAGCTGACAGAAAACTTCACCTCCCCCCATGCGCGACGGAAAGTCCTAGCAGGGGTCGTCATGACAACAG GGACAGATGTGAAGGAGGCACAGGTAATTTGTGTCTCCACAGGAACCAAATGCATCAACGGTGAGTACATGAGCGACCGTGGCCTGGCACTCAATGACTGCCATGCTGAAATAATCGCCCGACGCTCGCTCATGAGGTACCTCTACACCCAGCTGGAGTTATTCCTCAG CAACAGCAAAGACGAACATCAGAGCTCCATATTCATGCATTGTGACAAGGGAGGCTACAGGTTAAAGGACAACATCCAGTTCCACCTCTATATCAGCACCTCGCCCTGCGGAGACGCCAGGATCTTCTCTCCGCATGAGGCCGGAGTAGAAG ACCAAGGAGACAGACATCCCAACCGAAAAGCACGGGGCCAGCTAAGGACCAAAATCGAGTCGGGGGAGGGCACCATCCCTGTGAGGTCCAGTAACACCATCCAGACCTGGGACGGCGTCTTGCAGGGAGAGAGGTTACTCACCATGTCCTGCAGTGACAAGATTGCAAG GTGGAACGTGGTGGGCATCCAGGGCTCTCTGATGAGCTACTTCACAGAGCCGATCTACTTCTCCAGCATCATCCTCGGCAGCCTTTACCACGCCGACCACCTCTCCAGAGCCATGTACCAGCGCATCGCAGATATAGAGGACCTGCCCCAACAGTTCACCCTCAACAGACCTCTACTCAGTG GTATAAGTAATGCAGAAGCCAGACAGCCAGGCAAAGCCCCAAACTTCAGCGTGAACTGGACGGTGGGTGACCAGGCGCTGGAGGTGATCAACGCAACCACCGGCAAGGACGACATGGGCCGCGCTTCACGCCTCTGCAAGCACGCCCTGTACAGCCGCTGGGTGCGCCTACACACCAAG ctgACATCCATCCTGCGGATCAAGGTGCTCAGGCCAAGCTCCTACCATGAAGCCAAGCAGGCAGCCACAGAGTACCACAACGCCAAGCAGGCGCTCATCAAGGCTTTCCACAAGTCCGGCCTAGGGGCATGGGTCAAAAAGCCCATTGAGCAAGACCAGTTTACCCTCTGCTCCTGA
- the adarb1b gene encoding double-stranded RNA-specific editase 1 isoform X1 produces the protein MWTNVYLGPVMSFKNLKASISFYDKGTQIIGSVPKSDKGIYKFCIYKILQRRRCKLLFLGTAGSSSTDVKENRNLDNVSCKDGVGVAEQLPNGSGLGSRKRPLEEGNNGHSHSKFRAKKRKKTPGPVLPKNALMQLNEIKPGLQYKLLSQTGPVHAPVFVMTVEVNGQMFEGMGPTKKKAKLNAAEKALRSFVQFPNASEAHLAMGRTLTVNTDFTSDQADFPDMLFNGFETPAVPEESFYLGSNGNGSLNSLGEYPLPTPPGSNLVQAPLPPPSAFSSPSSGKNPVMILNELRPGLKYDFVSESGESHAKNFVMSVTVDTQTFEGSGRNKKLAKARAAQAALSALFNMQLDQTPSRQPIPREGLQLHLPQVLADAVSRLVVDKFSELTENFTSPHARRKVLAGVVMTTGTDVKEAQVICVSTGTKCINGEYMSDRGLALNDCHAEIIARRSLMRYLYTQLELFLSNSKDEHQSSIFMHCDKGGYRLKDNIQFHLYISTSPCGDARIFSPHEAGVEDQGDRHPNRKARGQLRTKIESGEGTIPVRSSNTIQTWDGVLQGERLLTMSCSDKIARWNVVGIQGSLMSYFTEPIYFSSIILGSLYHADHLSRAMYQRIADIEDLPQQFTLNRPLLSGISNAEARQPGKAPNFSVNWTVGDQALEVINATTGKDDMGRASRLCKHALYSRWVRLHTKLTSILRIKVLRPSSYHEAKQAATEYHNAKQALIKAFHKSGLGAWVKKPIEQDQFTLCS, from the exons ATGTGGACCAATGTATATTTAGGACCTGTCATGTCCTTTAAAAACCTAAAAGCCAGCATCTCTTTCTATGATAAAGGAACACAAATCATTGGTTCAGTTCCAAAGAGTGATAAAGGAATCTATAAATTTTGCATTTACAAGATCCTGCAACGAAGGCGTTGTAAGTTACTCTTTCTGGGCACCGCAGGTTCGAGCAGCACCGACGTTAAGGAAAACCGAAACCTGGACAACGTGTCCTGCAAAGACGGTGTGGGTGTGGCTGAACAGCTCCCCAATGGAAGCGGCCTGGGCAGTCGAAAGCGGCCCTTAGAAGAAGGAAACAATGGCCACTCGCACTCCAAGTTCCGGGCCAAGAAGCGTAAGAAAACGCCGGGGCCTGTCCTGCCCAAGAATGCTCTGATGCAGCTGAATGAAATCAAACCAGGTCTACAGTACAAACTGCTGTCTCAGACAGGACCGGTCCACGCACCAGTTTTTGTCATGACCGTGGAGGTCAATGGACAGATGTTTGAGGGCATGGGCCCAACGAAGAAGAAGGCTAAACTGAATGCAGCTGAGAAAGCACTGCGCTCCTTTGTCCAGTTCCCCAATGCCTCTGAGGCACACCTGGCCATGGGTCGAACACTGACAGTGAACACAGACTTTACATCTGACCAAGCTGACTTCCCAGACATGCTCTTCAATGGCTTTGAGACACCAGCCGTACCTGAAGAGTCCTTCTATCTAGGTTCCAATGGTAACGGCTCATTAAACTCACTAGGGGAGTACCCACTTCCCACACCACCTGGCAGTAACCTTGTCCAGGCACCATTGCCCCCTCCATCGGCATTCAGCTCACCCTCCAGTGGCAAAAACCCTGTCATGATCCTCAATGAGCTCAGGCCGGGCCTCAAATATGACTTTGTGTCGGAGAGCGGTGAGAGTCATGCCAAGAATTTTGTGATGTCAGTGACAGTGGATACACAGACGTTTGAAGGCTCAGGGCGCAACAAGAAGCTGGCTAAAGCCCGGGCAGCCCAGGCCGCCCTCTCAGCTCTGTTCAACATGCAGTTAGACCAGACACCATCCCGGCAACCCATACCAAGAGAGGGATTGCAGCTTCACCTACCGCAG gTTCTCGCTGATGCCGTCTCTCGCCTGGTGGTGGATAAGTTCAGTGAGCTGACAGAAAACTTCACCTCCCCCCATGCGCGACGGAAAGTCCTAGCAGGGGTCGTCATGACAACAG GGACAGATGTGAAGGAGGCACAGGTAATTTGTGTCTCCACAGGAACCAAATGCATCAACGGTGAGTACATGAGCGACCGTGGCCTGGCACTCAATGACTGCCATGCTGAAATAATCGCCCGACGCTCGCTCATGAGGTACCTCTACACCCAGCTGGAGTTATTCCTCAG CAACAGCAAAGACGAACATCAGAGCTCCATATTCATGCATTGTGACAAGGGAGGCTACAGGTTAAAGGACAACATCCAGTTCCACCTCTATATCAGCACCTCGCCCTGCGGAGACGCCAGGATCTTCTCTCCGCATGAGGCCGGAGTAGAAG ACCAAGGAGACAGACATCCCAACCGAAAAGCACGGGGCCAGCTAAGGACCAAAATCGAGTCGGGGGAGGGCACCATCCCTGTGAGGTCCAGTAACACCATCCAGACCTGGGACGGCGTCTTGCAGGGAGAGAGGTTACTCACCATGTCCTGCAGTGACAAGATTGCAAG GTGGAACGTGGTGGGCATCCAGGGCTCTCTGATGAGCTACTTCACAGAGCCGATCTACTTCTCCAGCATCATCCTCGGCAGCCTTTACCACGCCGACCACCTCTCCAGAGCCATGTACCAGCGCATCGCAGATATAGAGGACCTGCCCCAACAGTTCACCCTCAACAGACCTCTACTCAGTG GTATAAGTAATGCAGAAGCCAGACAGCCAGGCAAAGCCCCAAACTTCAGCGTGAACTGGACGGTGGGTGACCAGGCGCTGGAGGTGATCAACGCAACCACCGGCAAGGACGACATGGGCCGCGCTTCACGCCTCTGCAAGCACGCCCTGTACAGCCGCTGGGTGCGCCTACACACCAAG ctgACATCCATCCTGCGGATCAAGGTGCTCAGGCCAAGCTCCTACCATGAAGCCAAGCAGGCAGCCACAGAGTACCACAACGCCAAGCAGGCGCTCATCAAGGCTTTCCACAAGTCCGGCCTAGGGGCATGGGTCAAAAAGCCCATTGAGCAAGACCAGTTTACCCTCTGCTCCTGA